A genomic region of Euwallacea fornicatus isolate EFF26 chromosome 32, ASM4011564v1, whole genome shotgun sequence contains the following coding sequences:
- the LOC136348196 gene encoding transcriptional repressor CTCF-like isoform X1, with protein sequence MATQFVEASVKLEDQSDNVTEIQSYLAGFQKEIGDSNLPSAAAVSEDADAEGDGEEGTYFVDQAGHYYFQAKGSAQPVMTVMSTLPSQGSEEGEDFVINQDNEENEPAEEPEEPALNSNNNQILINSGNAFQRVTVVPADANSGELSYVLIVQDPDLKEGDTNEEDQDMAVYDFDDEQDDGSVQMDSDTEDDKSKIVKVIPRKSTQTVSQPHMCNYCNYTSSKRYLLSRHMKSHSEERPHKCSVCERGFKTLASLQNHVNTHTGTKPHACKFCDAAFTTSGELVRHVRYRHTHEKPHKCTECDYASVELSKLKRHIRCHTGERPYQCPHCTYASPDTFKLKRHLRIHTGEKPYECEICTARFTQSNSLKAHRLTHNIGDKPIFQCDLCPTTCGRKTDLRIHVQKLHTSDKPLKCKRCGRSFPDRYSYKLHSKSHEGEKCFKCDLCPYASISARHLESHMLIHTDQKPYECDLCDQSFRQKQLLKRHQNLYHNPEYIPPQPREKKHECPECSRTFTHKGNLIRHMAAHDPDPVIQRKQLELKLGRQKKIQMIDGQQVEVLGSGLGSDEEEEIDMMAVEGADGQQYVVLEVIQLADGEEQAMVVAGDGDDNLVGMDGVMQNGELDEDVIKALQSARRIDKQEKEEEEDEKKPIIPSTETDMQNCFGFDEEDEDDQQRETLTLLSGIN encoded by the exons ATGGCTACTCAGTTTGTAGAGGCTTCAGTAAAATTGGAAGACCAATCAGACAATGTTACTGAAATCCAGTCCTACTTGGCCGGTTTTCAAAAGGAAATTGGGGACAGCAATTTGCCCTCTGCTgcag CTGTGTCAGAAGATGCAGATGCAGAGGGGGATGGCGAAGAAGGTACTTACTTTGTTGATCAGGCAGGGCATTACTACTTCCAGGCCAAAGGCTCCGCGCAACCCGTGATGACTGTTATGTCCACCTTGCCTTCCCAAGGCAGTGAGGAGGGCGAGGACTTTGTAATTAACCAGGATAATGAGGAAAATGAACCGGCCGAGGAACCCGAAGAG ccTGCTTTGAACAGCAACAACAATCAGATCCTAATCAATTCGGGTAACGCCTTCCAGAGGGTGACGGTGGTACCAGCAGACGCAAACTCAGGAGAGTTGAGCTACGTGCTCATTGTACAGGACCCGGATTTAAAAGAGGGAGACACTAATGAAGAGGATCAGGATATGGCTG TGTACGATTTCGATGATGAACAAGACGACGGAAGCGTCCAAATGGATTCTGACACCGAGGACGACAAGTCGaaaattgtcaaagtaatcCCTCGGAAAAGTACGCAGACTGTGTCACAGCCGCACATGTGCAACTATTGCAATTACACTAGCTCGAAACGGTACCTGCTCTCCAGACACATGAAGTCTCACTCCGAGGAGCGACCACACAAGTGCAGTGTGTGTGAACGGGGCTTCAAAACCTTGGCCTCGTTGCAGAACCATGTGAATACTCATACCGGCACCAAGCCGCATGCGTGCAAGTTCTGCGATGCCGCGTTCACCACTTCAG GCGAGTTGGTGCGGCACGTCCGATACCGGCACACGCATGAGAAGCCGCACAAATGCACCGAGTGTGACTACGCAAGTGTGGAACTTTCCAAATTGAAACGACACATTCGGTGTCACACGGGTGAAAGGCCGTACCAGTGTCCGCACTGCACGTACGCTAGTCCTGATACTTTCAAGCTAAAACGCCACTTAAGGATTCATACGGGTGAAAAACCGTACGAGTGCGAGATTTGCACAGCCCGGTTCACGCAGAGCAACAGTCTGAAGGCACACAGATTGACACATAATA TCGGAGACAAGCCCATTTTCCAATGCGATCTCTGTCCGACGACTTGTGGTCGGAAAACCGACCTGCGTATTCACGTTCAAAAATTACACACCTCGGACAAACCCTTGAAGTGCAAGAGGTGTGGAAGATCTTTTCCGGACAGATACAGCTATAAA CTCCACAGTAAATCTCATGAGGGTGAAAAATGCTTCAAATGCGATCTGTGTCCGTACGCATCAATCTCTGCCCGGCATCTCGAATCTCACATGCTCATTCACACGGATCAAAAGCCGTATGAGTGCGACCTATGCGATCAGTCTTTCAGACAAAAACAACTACTAAAGCGTCATCAAAACCTATACCATAATCCCGAGTATATTCCACCGCAGCCCCGAGAGAAGAAGCACGAATGTCCAGAGTGTTCGAGAACGTTTACGCATAAAg GTAACTTGATACGGCATATGGCAGCACACGACCCTGATCCGGTAATTCAGCGGAAGCAGCTCGAATTGAAGCTCGGACGGCAGAAAAAGATACAAATGATAGACGGGCAGCAA GTGGAAGTGTTGGGTTCCGGTCTGGGATCGGACGAAGAAGAAGAGATCGATATGATGGCGGTGGAAGGAGCAGACGGGCAACAATACGTTGTCCTAGAAGTGATTCAGCTTGCGGATGGAGAGGAGCAGGCCATGGTTGTGGCTGGTGACGGTGACGACAACCTTGTGGGCATGGATGGAGTCATGCAAAACGGAG AATTGGACGAAGACGTCATAAAAGCTCTACAGTCAGCACGAAGAATCGATAAGCAGGAGAAAGAGGAGGAGGAAGACGAAAAGAAACCCATAATACCGAGCACCGAGACGGATATGCAAAACTGTTTTGGATTTGAT GAAGAAGACGAGGATGACCAGCAAAGAGAGACCCTCACCCTCCTCTCGGGTATAAATTGA
- the Awh gene encoding LIM/homeobox protein Awh isoform X1 — protein MEVCSKVKDCFVDGLEDREMKTEFRLCSACGDPISDKFLLEVSGRNWHARCLRCCVCQLQLDRQPSCFIRDRAIYCKADYAKSFGAKCSVCLRSISSSDWVRKARDHVYHLACFACAACHRQLSTGEEFALHEDRVLCKAHYLETLDGGTTSSDDGCDIDGYHKNKAKRVRTTFTEEQLQVLQANFQLDSNPDGQDLERIAQITGLSKRVTQVWFQNSRARQKKHMHTGKGKNQIHNSSREENSFGRHINLHLTYSFQQQNKNGIFSQPDSALDDLSQESTLHCMQSEV, from the exons ATGGAAGTGTGCTCCAAAGTCAAGGACTGTTTCGTGGACGGATTAGAGGATAGAGAAATGAAG aCTGAATTTCGGCTGTGTTCTGCCTGCGGCGACCCGATCAGCGACAAGTTCCTACTGGAGGTGTCCGGCAGGAACTGGCACGCGAGATGTCTGCGCTGCTGCGTCTGCCAGTTGCAACTGGATCGGCAGCCATCTTGTTTCATACGGGATAGGGCGATATATTGCAAGGCTGACTATGCAAA AAGCTTCGGAGCCAAATGCTCGGTCTGTCTGCGCAGCATTTCTTCCAGTGATTGGGTGCGCAAAGCAAGAGACCACGTGTACCATTTGGCGTGCTTCGCCTGCGCGGCATGCCACCGGCAATTATCCACTGGAGAAGAATTCGCCCTCCATGAAGATCGGGTGCTCTGCAAGGCCCACTATCTGGAAACCCTGGATGGGGGCACCACTTCCTCTGACG ATGGCTGCGATATCGACGGGTACCACAAAAACAAGGCGAAGCGGGTGCGGACCACCTTCACGGAGGAGCAGCTTCAAGTGCTACAAGCCAATTTCCAGCTGGATTCCAATCCGGACGGACAGGACCTGGAGAGGATAGCTCAGATCACTGGACTCAGCAAACGAGTCACGCAGGTCTGGTTCCAGAATTCTCGGGCCAGACAGAAAAAGCATATGCACACTGGGAAGGGGAAAAATCAAA TCCATAATAGTAGTCGGGAGGAAAACAGCTTCGGAAGGCACATTAATCTCCATTTAACGTACTCCTTCCAGCAACAGAACAAAAACGGTATCTTCTCGCAACCTG ATTCAGCTTTAGACGACCTGTCGCAGGAATCTACGCTACATTGTATGCAAAGTGAAGTGTAG
- the LOC136348194 gene encoding motile sperm domain-containing protein 2-like, translating to MAVAAVPQSLVDELRSVFLEEVQTQGLNSVHSKDYQRVQTDDHWLRRFIAHSENNIPAAVKMMWTSLNWRKEQQVNDIKESNIKMDIIIKGAFFPYGEDIDGKTLLIFKCKLHSKGGVNMDELKRCIIYWFERTERMTKGEQISLFFDMDGCGLSNMDLELTKYLIGLFKDCYPFFLNYIVIFEMPWILNAAFKIVKSWLPEKALEKLKMVGKKDLANFVPKSQALTSWGGESTYVFRFISEESQKTDQTLPIETGTGATNIRKVHFVDGSPMSEQQPAAPSEPKDDGPLAVTPSNIITFLRDGTELVSTLELHNTDPTAQIAFKLKTTSPEKFRVKPSTGSLKPGAKETITVALLPGFQLGGLSKDKFLVMSSVLDEKEAQNLDLSELWKAPGTRKVFQTRLRCVQSSEVTRNGNVVVNHATHSGDIGDSQLSQLSSSIAQIRDSQHFFNRSLRKLLYLQIGQFILILVLGFSFFYVLNQGLSGIPNENQYCSKADSHRP from the exons ATGGCTGTAGCTGCAGTGCCGCAAAGTCTAGTTGATGAGCTGAGAAGTGTCTTCCTCGAAGAGGTCCAAACCCAAGGGCTCAACA GTGTCCATTCTAAAGACTACCAGAGGGTTCAAACTGATGATCACTGGTTGAGACGATTTATAGCTCATAGTGAAAATAACATTCCAGCTGCTGTAAAAATGATGTGGACCTCTTTAAATTGGAGAAAAGAGCAACAAGTGAAtg ATATCAAAGAAAGCAACATCAAAATGGACATCATCATTAAAGGTGCTTTCTTCCCATATGGAGAAGACATAGATGGGAAGACTCTACTAATTTTTAAGTGTAAACTACATTCAAAAGGGGGTGTCAATATGGATGAACTGAAGAgatgtattatttattggttTGAGAGAACTGAGAG aaTGACGAAAGGGGAACAAATTAGCCTGTTCTTTGACATGGATGGATGTGGTCTCAGCAACATGGATTTAGAACTAACCAAATACCTAATAGGTCTCTTCAAGGATTGTTACCCATTCTTCTTAAattatattgtaatttttgagatgcCATGGATTTTAAATG ctGCATTTAAAATAGTGAAAAGTTGGTTGCCTGAGAAAGCCTTAGAAAAGCTAAAAATGGTGGGCAAAAAAGATTTAGCAAATTTTGTGCCAAAGAGTCAGGCGCTCACATCATGGGGTGGTGAAAGTACTTATGTTTTCCGATTCATTTCCGAGGAATCACAGAAGACTGATCAAACCTTGCCTATTGAGACTGGCACTGGTGCTACCAATATACGAAAG GTTCATTTCGTGGACGGCTCTCCTATGTCCGAACAACAACCCGCAGCACCTTCAGAACCAAAAGATG ATGGACCTCTCGCAGTCACCCCATCAAACATTATTACCTTCCTCAGGGACGGAACGGAGTTAGTTAGCACCTTGGAATTGCACAACACAGATCCGACTGCCCAAATTGCATTCAAG CTAAAAACCACTTCGCCAGAAAAATTCAGGGTAAAACCGAGCACCGGCAGTTTGAAACCTGGCGCCAAAGAAACCATAACTGTGGCATTGCTGCCAGGTTTCCAGTTGGGAGGCCTGTCCAAGGACAAATTCCTGGTGATGAGCTCGGTACTAGACGAGAAAGAAGCGCAGAATTTGGATTTGTCCGAATTATGGAAG gcgCCAGGTACGAGAAAAGTGTTCCAAACGCGCTTGCGTTGTGTGCAAAGCAGCGAAGTGACGCGCAACGGCAACGTGGTGGTGAACCACGCGACGCATTCAGGAGACATTGGCGATTCCCAACTGAGTCAATTGAGCAGTTCCATCGCGCAGATTCGCGACAGTCAACATTTCTTCAATCGGTCACTGCGCAAACTCTTATATCTTCAAATTGGGCAATTTATACTTATTTTAGTTTTAG GCTTCAGTTTTTTCTACGTTTTGAACCAGGGACTGAGCGGCATTCCCAACGAGAATCAATACTGTTCAAAAGCAGATTCGCATCGGCCGTAG
- the Awh gene encoding LIM/homeobox protein Awh isoform X2, which produces MLNRACTLVFITMGDRIIFCFIMNDDTLCFRGVDSTQPTPLTSPESFGAKCSVCLRSISSSDWVRKARDHVYHLACFACAACHRQLSTGEEFALHEDRVLCKAHYLETLDGGTTSSDDGCDIDGYHKNKAKRVRTTFTEEQLQVLQANFQLDSNPDGQDLERIAQITGLSKRVTQVWFQNSRARQKKHMHTGKGKNQIHNSSREENSFGRHINLHLTYSFQQQNKNGIFSQPDSALDDLSQESTLHCMQSEV; this is translated from the exons ATGCTTAATCGGGCATGTACTTTAGTTTTTATTACAATGGGCGATAGGAtaatattttgctttattatGAATGATGATACGTTATGCTTCAGAGGAGTGGATAGCACGCAACCTACGCCACTGACTTCGCCAGA AAGCTTCGGAGCCAAATGCTCGGTCTGTCTGCGCAGCATTTCTTCCAGTGATTGGGTGCGCAAAGCAAGAGACCACGTGTACCATTTGGCGTGCTTCGCCTGCGCGGCATGCCACCGGCAATTATCCACTGGAGAAGAATTCGCCCTCCATGAAGATCGGGTGCTCTGCAAGGCCCACTATCTGGAAACCCTGGATGGGGGCACCACTTCCTCTGACG ATGGCTGCGATATCGACGGGTACCACAAAAACAAGGCGAAGCGGGTGCGGACCACCTTCACGGAGGAGCAGCTTCAAGTGCTACAAGCCAATTTCCAGCTGGATTCCAATCCGGACGGACAGGACCTGGAGAGGATAGCTCAGATCACTGGACTCAGCAAACGAGTCACGCAGGTCTGGTTCCAGAATTCTCGGGCCAGACAGAAAAAGCATATGCACACTGGGAAGGGGAAAAATCAAA TCCATAATAGTAGTCGGGAGGAAAACAGCTTCGGAAGGCACATTAATCTCCATTTAACGTACTCCTTCCAGCAACAGAACAAAAACGGTATCTTCTCGCAACCTG ATTCAGCTTTAGACGACCTGTCGCAGGAATCTACGCTACATTGTATGCAAAGTGAAGTGTAG
- the LOC136348196 gene encoding transcriptional repressor CTCF-like isoform X2, which yields MATQFVEASVKLEDQSDNVTEIQSYLAGFQKEIGDSNLPSAAAVSEDADAEGDGEEGTYFVDQAGHYYFQAKGSAQPVMTVMSTLPSQGSEEGEDFVINQDNEENEPAEEPEEPALNSNNNQILINSGNAFQRVTVVPADANSGELSYVLIVQDPDLKEGDTNEEDQDMAVYDFDDEQDDGSVQMDSDTEDDKSKIVKVIPRKSTQTVSQPHMCNYCNYTSSKRYLLSRHMKSHSEERPHKCSVCERGFKTLASLQNHVNTHTGTKPHACKFCDAAFTTSGELVRHVRYRHTHEKPHKCTECDYASVELSKLKRHIRCHTGERPYQCPHCTYASPDTFKLKRHLRIHTGEKPYECEICTARFTQSNSLKAHRLTHNIGDKPIFQCDLCPTTCGRKTDLRIHVQKLHTSDKPLKCKRCGRSFPDRYSYKLHSKSHEGEKCFKCDLCPYASISARHLESHMLIHTDQKPYECDLCDQSFRQKQLLKRHQNLYHNPEYIPPQPREKKHECPECSRTFTHKGNLIRHMAAHDPDPVIQRKQLELKLGRQKKIQMIDGQQVGGSVGFRSGIGRRRRDRYDGGGRSRRATIRCPRSDSACGWRGAGHGCGW from the exons ATGGCTACTCAGTTTGTAGAGGCTTCAGTAAAATTGGAAGACCAATCAGACAATGTTACTGAAATCCAGTCCTACTTGGCCGGTTTTCAAAAGGAAATTGGGGACAGCAATTTGCCCTCTGCTgcag CTGTGTCAGAAGATGCAGATGCAGAGGGGGATGGCGAAGAAGGTACTTACTTTGTTGATCAGGCAGGGCATTACTACTTCCAGGCCAAAGGCTCCGCGCAACCCGTGATGACTGTTATGTCCACCTTGCCTTCCCAAGGCAGTGAGGAGGGCGAGGACTTTGTAATTAACCAGGATAATGAGGAAAATGAACCGGCCGAGGAACCCGAAGAG ccTGCTTTGAACAGCAACAACAATCAGATCCTAATCAATTCGGGTAACGCCTTCCAGAGGGTGACGGTGGTACCAGCAGACGCAAACTCAGGAGAGTTGAGCTACGTGCTCATTGTACAGGACCCGGATTTAAAAGAGGGAGACACTAATGAAGAGGATCAGGATATGGCTG TGTACGATTTCGATGATGAACAAGACGACGGAAGCGTCCAAATGGATTCTGACACCGAGGACGACAAGTCGaaaattgtcaaagtaatcCCTCGGAAAAGTACGCAGACTGTGTCACAGCCGCACATGTGCAACTATTGCAATTACACTAGCTCGAAACGGTACCTGCTCTCCAGACACATGAAGTCTCACTCCGAGGAGCGACCACACAAGTGCAGTGTGTGTGAACGGGGCTTCAAAACCTTGGCCTCGTTGCAGAACCATGTGAATACTCATACCGGCACCAAGCCGCATGCGTGCAAGTTCTGCGATGCCGCGTTCACCACTTCAG GCGAGTTGGTGCGGCACGTCCGATACCGGCACACGCATGAGAAGCCGCACAAATGCACCGAGTGTGACTACGCAAGTGTGGAACTTTCCAAATTGAAACGACACATTCGGTGTCACACGGGTGAAAGGCCGTACCAGTGTCCGCACTGCACGTACGCTAGTCCTGATACTTTCAAGCTAAAACGCCACTTAAGGATTCATACGGGTGAAAAACCGTACGAGTGCGAGATTTGCACAGCCCGGTTCACGCAGAGCAACAGTCTGAAGGCACACAGATTGACACATAATA TCGGAGACAAGCCCATTTTCCAATGCGATCTCTGTCCGACGACTTGTGGTCGGAAAACCGACCTGCGTATTCACGTTCAAAAATTACACACCTCGGACAAACCCTTGAAGTGCAAGAGGTGTGGAAGATCTTTTCCGGACAGATACAGCTATAAA CTCCACAGTAAATCTCATGAGGGTGAAAAATGCTTCAAATGCGATCTGTGTCCGTACGCATCAATCTCTGCCCGGCATCTCGAATCTCACATGCTCATTCACACGGATCAAAAGCCGTATGAGTGCGACCTATGCGATCAGTCTTTCAGACAAAAACAACTACTAAAGCGTCATCAAAACCTATACCATAATCCCGAGTATATTCCACCGCAGCCCCGAGAGAAGAAGCACGAATGTCCAGAGTGTTCGAGAACGTTTACGCATAAAg GTAACTTGATACGGCATATGGCAGCACACGACCCTGATCCGGTAATTCAGCGGAAGCAGCTCGAATTGAAGCTCGGACGGCAGAAAAAGATACAAATGATAGACGGGCAGCAAGTAG GTGGAAGTGTTGGGTTCCGGTCTGGGATCGGACGAAGAAGAAGAGATCGATATGATGGCGGTGGAAGGAGCAGACGGGCAACAATACGTTGTCCTAGAAGTGATTCAGCTTGCGGATGGAGAGGAGCAGGCCATGGTTGTGGCTGGTGA